GCCTCGACCTTCCTGACGGCGCTCGCCAGCGCCGCCTTGGCGTCGCCGTTCTCGTTGCCGACAAAGGCGGGGCCGGACTCCAATCCTTCCGCGAGCCATTTGGCGATCGAGGCCGAGGAGACCTTGGCGTTCTCGCCTTCGTCCCACACGATCGGCAGCGCATCGAGCGCCGTCTTCGCGTGCCACCAGGTGTCGGCGACCACGGCCACGGCGGTGCCATCGATCGCGACCACCTTCTTGACGCCCTTCATGCCGGCGATCTTGGCCTCGTCATAGCTCTTCAGCTTGCCGCCGGTGACCGGACAGTCCTTGATCGCGGCGTTGAGCATGTTCGGCAGCTTCATGTCGGCGCCGTAGATCATCGCGCCGGTGACCTTGTCGGCGGTGTCGAGCCGTCTCACGCCCTTGCCGATCAGGGTCCAGTCCTTCGGATCCTTCAGCTTGACGTCGGCAGGCGGCGTCAGCTTCGCGGCGGCTTCCGCCACCTTGCCGTAGGTCGTCGTGCGGCCCGACGCCTTGTGGGTGATGACGCTGTTGGCGGCGGTGCATTCGGCCGCCGGAACCTTCCATTCGTCGGCGGCCGCCTGGATCAGCATCATGCGCGCGGCGGCACCGCCCTTGCGGACGTAGTCCTGCGACGAGCGGATGCCGCGGCTGCCGCCGGTGGAGAAATCGCCCCACACGCGCTTGCGGGCGACGTTCTGGCCGGGCGTCGGATATTCGGTCGTGACCTTGCTCCAGTCGCAGGCAAGCTCCTCCGCGACGAGCTGGGCGAGCCCGGTCAGCGAGCCCTGGCCCATTTCCGAGCGGGCGATGCGGATCACCACGGTGTCGTCGGGCCGGACGACGACCCATGCATTGACCTCGGGTGAGCCATCGGCTGCGCGCACCACCTGCGGGCCGCCGAAGGGGATATCGAGGCCGAGGGCGAGGCCGCCGCCGAGTGCGGCGGTGCCGATGACGAAGGACCGGCGGTCGAGGCGCGGCGTCACATGCTGGTTCATGCCGTCCTCCTCAGGCGTTGGCCGCGGCGTGGATCGCCTCGCGCACCTGCGCGAAGGTTCCACAGCGGCAGATGTTGGTGATGGCGTCGTTGATGTCCTGATCGCTCGGCTTCGGATTGTCCTTGAGCAGTGCCGCGACGGCCATGATCATGCCGCTCTGGCAGTAGCCGCATTGCGGAACGTCGTTCTCCACCCAGGCCTGCTGCACCTTGTGCAGCCCGTTGTCGCTCGCGAGCCCCTCGATGGTGGTGATCTGCTTGCCCTGGGCCTCGGA
This region of Bradyrhizobium sp. SZCCHNS1050 genomic DNA includes:
- a CDS encoding (2Fe-2S)-binding protein; amino-acid sequence: MANLTINGQSYTLDVEPDTPLLWAIRENAGLTGTKYGCGIAQCGACTVHLDGAAVRSCGVTVSEAQGKQITTIEGLASDNGLHKVQQAWVENDVPQCGYCQSGMIMAVAALLKDNPKPSDQDINDAITNICRCGTFAQVREAIHAAANA